From the genome of Scyliorhinus canicula chromosome 29, sScyCan1.1, whole genome shotgun sequence, one region includes:
- the LOC119958286 gene encoding probable G-protein coupled receptor 139: MGLGFFVKLQILWALQDAQITYYPVLAAVGVPVNVVTIAILSRGKCGLSKCVTRYLVAMAATDLLVIIFDLILRQIPIVYREQFRFVRSVRLCNIHAVLLYAVTDCSVWFTVTFTFDRFIAISTPKLRAKYCTEKTAIIVLGTVTTVSCFKNISWYFLYTGRYWLSNSPWFCLVLINESRSLGWAVFEFLHYILTPFIPFLLILLLNALTVRSILVASRARRRLQSRSNGESPDDPEMTNRRKSMILLFVISGNFMVLWIVFMVCSIMRRLDYLGFPISLPTFVSEIGFMLQLLSCCTNTFIYVVTQKKFRDEVKNGVKYPIEKMIALIR; encoded by the coding sequence TTAATGTGGTGACAATCGCAATCCTTTCTCGTGGAAAGTGTGGTCTCTCCAAATGTGTCACTCGCTATCTGGTAGCCATGGCAGCGACAGATCTACTGGTCATTATTTTCGATCTGATACTAAGGCAAATTCCTATTGTCTATCGTGAACAATTTAGGTTTGTACGCTCGGTTCGCTTGTGTAACATCCATGCTGTTCTGCTTTATGCTGTCACAGACTGTTCGGTATGGTTTACTGTTACTTTCACATTTGATCGCTTTATAGCTATTTCCACTCCAAAGTTAAGAGCTAAATATTGCACGGAGAAAACAGCAATTATTGTCCTCGGAACAGTGACTACAGTCAGCTGTTTCAAGAATATTTCCTGGTATTTTCTGTATACAGGTCGATATTGGCTTTCGAACAGTCCATGGTTTTGTCTCGTATTAATTAACGAAAGCCGCTCATTGGGCTGGGCCGTCTTTGAATTTCTGCATTACATTTTAACGCCATTTATACCATTTCTATTGATTCTACTGTTGAATGCCCTGACGGTCAGGAGCATTTTAGTGGCcagcagggcccgcaggagactccaGAGTCGCAGCAATGGAGAGAGTCCAGACGACCCAGAGATGACCAACAGAAGGAAATCAATGATTTTACTGTTTGTTATATCGGGTAATTTCATGGTGTTATGGATAGTGTTCATGGTATGTTCCATAATGAGACGCTTGGATTATTTGGGTTTTCCAATTTCTCTTCCCACGTTTGTATCTGAAATAGGCTTCATGCTGCAGCTTCTGAGTTGCTGCACGAACACTTTCATCTATGTAGTTACACAGAAAAAATTCAGAGATGAGGTGAAGAATGGAGTGAAATATCCAATTGAAAAGATGATTGCGTTAATTCGATGA